In one Cloacibacillus porcorum genomic region, the following are encoded:
- a CDS encoding tripartite tricarboxylate transporter substrate binding protein — protein MKKLLLTVLFTALMAQAAFAAYPEKNLQGYIMWGAGGAMDNVARAITPMAGKELGKTVIMQNKTGATGAIATTFVNNLPADGYTLLFGAENPNLYKVTGLAKIDYADFDPVLLMMANVGVVVVPKDSPYKTFKDLIEAAKSGKTVKMGSTGPGGLPFVATTMIEKVHGVKFPQIQFDGEGPAVTAIMGKHIDAVAVGLLSCANFINAGNVRALAVISPERVPAVKQVPAITEFYAKEYKPYLPWGAFFGVFVKKGTPKEAYDTLQKAYLKAYNDPKFDEFAKTMGGVKLGLTGEAARKYINQNQSVSAWLLYDAGGAKESPEKFGIPRPAHK, from the coding sequence ATGAAGAAATTATTGTTGACGGTGCTTTTCACGGCCCTGATGGCGCAGGCGGCCTTCGCCGCCTATCCCGAGAAGAATCTGCAGGGGTATATCATGTGGGGCGCGGGCGGAGCGATGGACAACGTCGCGCGCGCGATAACGCCGATGGCGGGCAAAGAGCTTGGCAAGACGGTTATTATGCAGAACAAGACCGGCGCGACGGGCGCGATCGCCACGACATTTGTAAACAACCTCCCCGCCGACGGCTACACGCTGCTCTTTGGCGCGGAGAACCCCAACCTTTATAAGGTCACCGGCCTCGCGAAGATAGACTACGCCGATTTTGACCCCGTGCTGCTGATGATGGCCAACGTCGGCGTGGTAGTTGTCCCGAAGGATTCGCCCTATAAGACATTCAAAGACCTTATCGAAGCGGCAAAGTCCGGTAAAACGGTCAAGATGGGCTCCACGGGCCCCGGAGGACTTCCCTTCGTCGCCACGACGATGATCGAAAAGGTGCACGGCGTTAAATTCCCGCAGATACAGTTTGACGGCGAGGGTCCGGCGGTCACGGCAATCATGGGCAAGCATATCGACGCCGTCGCGGTTGGTCTCCTCTCCTGCGCGAACTTCATCAACGCCGGCAACGTGCGCGCCCTCGCGGTAATCTCGCCCGAGCGCGTGCCGGCGGTGAAGCAGGTCCCCGCGATCACGGAATTCTACGCTAAGGAATACAAGCCCTACCTTCCCTGGGGCGCCTTCTTCGGCGTATTTGTAAAGAAGGGCACGCCGAAAGAGGCCTATGACACGCTCCAGAAGGCCTATCTCAAGGCCTACAACGACCCCAAATTCGACGAATTCGCGAAGACGATGGGCGGCGTGAAGCTTGGCCTCACCGGAGAGGCGGCGCGCAAATACATCAACCAGAACCAGTCGGTCAGCGCATGGCTTCTCTATGACGCCGGCGGCGCGAAGGAATCGCCCGAGAAATTCGGCATTCCGCGTCCCGCCCATAAATAG
- a CDS encoding LysR substrate-binding domain-containing protein, with product MTLQQLTYFCVVARLLNFRKASEELLISQSTISISISNLETELGVPLFKREKRSISLTKYGRLYYEQITPLLDSLTTINIKMKRLASETEGDINIAYNPPWSYGFVPRLAREFLRRKENEKIIFNFKQLNSPQVIAGLKEGLFDVGFCTTEKEVPDLSLFPLFCQEMAVIVPADHPLAERESICLREIEPYPYILYEDDSGLRRLVEHLLKSVDVVPRVAYEAPDEEAIFSLVSAGFGVAFVAVTDALKKLSVRTLRVEDFDAHCTLYMAYNANRYLPPAAVRFVNYIKLCSKQGLIAGFKR from the coding sequence ATGACGCTGCAGCAGCTGACATATTTCTGTGTAGTAGCCCGCCTGCTCAATTTCAGGAAGGCCTCTGAGGAGCTGCTTATCTCACAGTCGACGATCAGCATTTCGATCTCCAATCTGGAGACCGAGCTCGGCGTGCCGCTCTTTAAGCGTGAAAAGCGCAGCATCTCCCTCACGAAATACGGACGGCTCTACTATGAGCAGATAACGCCGCTGCTGGACTCGCTCACCACGATAAACATAAAGATGAAGCGCCTCGCGAGCGAGACCGAGGGCGATATCAACATCGCCTATAATCCTCCCTGGAGCTATGGCTTCGTACCGCGCCTCGCGCGCGAATTTCTGCGCCGCAAAGAGAACGAAAAGATAATCTTCAACTTCAAACAGCTGAATTCGCCGCAGGTGATAGCGGGACTCAAAGAGGGGCTCTTCGACGTCGGCTTCTGTACCACGGAGAAGGAGGTTCCCGACCTGTCGCTCTTCCCCCTGTTCTGTCAGGAGATGGCTGTCATTGTTCCCGCCGATCATCCGCTGGCGGAGCGCGAAAGTATCTGCCTGCGCGAGATAGAGCCCTATCCCTACATACTCTACGAGGACGATTCTGGGCTAAGGCGGCTGGTGGAACACCTGCTGAAGAGCGTCGACGTGGTGCCCAGGGTCGCCTACGAGGCGCCTGACGAAGAGGCGATATTTTCTCTGGTCTCCGCCGGTTTCGGAGTGGCCTTCGTCGCCGTCACCGACGCGCTCAAGAAGCTCAGCGTCCGCACCCTGAGGGTGGAGGACTTTGACGCCCACTGTACGCTCTACATGGCCTACAACGCCAACCGTTACCTGCCGCCCGCGGCGGTGCGCTTTGTAAATTACATAAAACTGTGCTCTAAGCAGGGACTTATAGCCGGATTCAAGAGATGA
- a CDS encoding DMT family transporter, which yields MKNNYTRGVMMALGTAVLWGGMSPLAKFIGTQGVSMVSVMCYRAVLVVILMSLYLRYSLGPGWYRIGRSLMRTYVFLGFLTVVMNACGFMVSCFYLTVPQALMLHYTFPLVTMAGSYFITHEKPSKMQIAAGFMIVGGLYVGFMGQEGGMFSVSPAGLLWALASLIGLSGQTLVSRRILMGGATNPLIQLFYVHLFGGAMLIAGKSVLMGWGDLRAIDGAVFALMQYSALGAGLLGFGFMFNALKRIPASLVSLICTLELVFALIITPLVLGLYPTGYELAGCAIIMAAVACATVQKKAVK from the coding sequence ATGAAAAATAACTACACACGCGGCGTGATGATGGCTCTGGGCACCGCCGTGCTATGGGGCGGTATGAGCCCGCTCGCGAAGTTTATCGGTACGCAGGGGGTCAGCATGGTCTCGGTAATGTGTTACCGTGCGGTGCTCGTCGTGATCCTGATGTCCCTCTACCTCAGATACAGCCTCGGGCCGGGGTGGTACAGGATCGGACGCAGCCTCATGCGCACCTATGTTTTTCTCGGCTTTCTGACGGTGGTGATGAACGCCTGCGGCTTTATGGTCTCCTGCTTTTACCTCACCGTGCCCCAGGCGCTTATGCTGCACTATACCTTCCCGCTGGTGACGATGGCCGGTTCATACTTCATAACGCATGAAAAGCCCTCCAAGATGCAGATAGCCGCGGGCTTCATGATCGTTGGCGGCCTCTATGTCGGATTTATGGGGCAGGAGGGCGGCATGTTCTCCGTCTCGCCTGCCGGTCTGCTGTGGGCGCTTGCCTCGCTGATCGGCCTCTCCGGGCAGACGCTCGTCTCCCGCCGGATACTGATGGGCGGCGCGACGAACCCGCTGATACAGCTCTTTTACGTGCATCTTTTCGGCGGCGCGATGCTCATCGCCGGAAAGTCCGTGCTGATGGGCTGGGGCGACCTCAGGGCAATCGACGGGGCCGTATTCGCGCTGATGCAGTACTCGGCGCTCGGCGCGGGGCTGCTGGGCTTCGGATTCATGTTCAACGCGCTGAAACGCATCCCCGCCTCGCTGGTCAGCCTCATATGCACGCTTGAGCTGGTCTTCGCGCTCATCATAACGCCGCTCGTCCTCGGCCTCTATCCCACTGGGTACGAGCTTGCTGGCTGCGCGATAATAATGGCCGCGGTGGCCTGCGCGACGGTACAGAAAAAGGCGGTAAAATAA
- a CDS encoding shikimate dehydrogenase: protein MWEKNVMTEDNGAALWGEDAAEHGGCAAALLRERAAAGLKAYKKRELPISANTRPAALIGWPLGHSASAVMHNDAYAEMGLDALYIPVPAEPSRMAGIVGSMAAMGFMGCNVTIPHKVAVKELMDELHPSASESGAVNTVLFKEGRKIGYNTDGTGFVRALRERGGVDPRGKRCLVVGAGGAARGVASALAIAGGAKFYIVNRSLEKAESLAGDMNARRVGIAEAMALDDASIERALADTDIVVQATSLGMWPAVDGLAFDTSLLSPRHFVCDIVYNPRETRLLRGAAARGCRTLDGMWMLVYQGAEAVRIWTGETPPVEVMAAGCEKFLNDLPKHK, encoded by the coding sequence ATGTGGGAAAAGAACGTTATGACGGAGGACAATGGCGCGGCTTTGTGGGGAGAGGACGCGGCGGAGCATGGCGGCTGTGCCGCCGCGCTGCTTCGGGAGAGGGCGGCGGCGGGGCTGAAAGCCTACAAAAAGAGGGAGCTGCCCATCTCGGCGAATACCAGGCCGGCGGCGCTCATCGGCTGGCCGCTCGGCCACTCCGCCTCGGCGGTGATGCACAACGACGCCTACGCGGAGATGGGGCTTGACGCGCTCTATATCCCCGTTCCGGCGGAGCCCTCGCGTATGGCCGGTATCGTCGGCTCAATGGCGGCGATGGGTTTCATGGGCTGTAATGTGACGATACCGCATAAGGTGGCGGTCAAAGAGCTGATGGACGAGCTGCATCCCTCGGCCTCCGAGTCTGGCGCGGTGAATACGGTGCTCTTCAAAGAGGGGCGCAAAATCGGCTACAACACGGACGGCACCGGTTTTGTGCGCGCCTTGCGGGAACGTGGCGGCGTCGACCCGCGCGGCAAAAGATGCCTCGTCGTCGGTGCGGGCGGCGCGGCGCGCGGCGTGGCCTCGGCCCTCGCGATCGCCGGCGGCGCGAAATTTTACATTGTAAACCGCAGCCTTGAAAAGGCGGAGAGCCTCGCCGGCGATATGAATGCGAGGCGAGTCGGCATCGCGGAGGCGATGGCGCTCGACGACGCAAGTATCGAACGCGCGCTTGCGGACACCGATATCGTCGTTCAGGCTACCTCCCTGGGAATGTGGCCCGCCGTCGATGGGCTCGCCTTCGACACTTCGCTGCTCTCTCCGCGCCACTTCGTCTGTGACATCGTCTATAACCCACGCGAGACACGCCTGCTGCGCGGAGCCGCCGCGCGCGGCTGCCGGACGCTGGACGGCATGTGGATGCTCGTCTATCAGGGAGCGGAGGCGGTGCGTATCTGGACGGGCGAAACTCCGCCGGTGGAGGTGATGGCTGCGGGCTGTGAAAAGTTCCTCAACGATTTACCGAAACATAAATAA